From Inquilinus sp. Marseille-Q2685:
GACCGCGGCCAGGCTGCTGGAAGGCTACCGCGCCGGCGTCGTCTTCGTCGTCGACACCACGATCTCGATGCAGCCCTATGTCGAACGCACCCGCGCCACCATCGAGGCGCTGACCGCCAAGCTCGCCGCGTCCGAGGAGGGCGACCGGCTCAGCTTCGGCTTGATCGGCTACCGCGACGTGATGCCGGACGGCACGCCCGACGGCTATATCACCAAGGTGTTCGCGACCCTGGCGGATGGGCACGACCGGGCGTCGTTCCTCGGGCGCCTCGACGCCGCTGCGGCCTCGACGGCGAACAATCTCGACTTCCGCGAGGATTCCCTGGCCGGGTTGAAGTCCGCGCTCGACGAGATCGACTGGACCGGCGTCGCCGGCCGGTTCGTCGTGCTGGTGACCGACGCCAGCCCGCGGCGCGCCAGCGACCCCTATTCCGCGACCCATCTCGATCCGGACCAGCTGCGCCTCCTCGCCCAGTCCAAGGGCGCGGCGCTGATGGTGATCCATCTGAAGACCCCGGCCGGCAAGGCCGACCATCAGGCCGCCGAAGACGCCTACACGCCGATGACCGCCTATCCGAACATCGGCAGCCTCTATTTCCCGGTCGAAGGCGGCGACGTCCGGACTTTCGGCATGGTGATCGACCGGATCTCGGAGACCATCCTCCGGCAGATGGATACCGGCGCCAAGGCTGAGGACGCGAACGGGGCGATCTCCGCCGCGGCATCCTCCCCGAACCAGGCGGCAGAGGCGACCGAGAGCACCTTCGCCCGCGCCGGCCTCGTCGGCCGCGCCATGCAGCTCGCCTATCTCGGGCGGATGGAGGGAAACCAGCCGCCCCGCCTGTTCTCGGCCTGGGTGTCCGACCGCGACATCGCCAACCCGGCGCGCAAGACGCTCGATGTCCGGGTCCTGATCACCCGGAACCAGTTGTCGGATCTGCAGGCGACGCTGAAGGCGATCATCGACGCCGGCGAGTCGACCCGAATGGCGCCGAACGACTTCTTCCGCCAGCTGCGCAGCGCCGCCGCCACCATGGCCCGGCGGCCGGAGGGCGTGGGCAGCGAGAACGCCCGCCGGCTGGCCGATCTCGGTCTGATCGGCGAATACCTCGAGGGCCTGCCCTATCGCAGCCGGATCATGGAGCTGAGCGAGGATGACTGGCTGTCCTGGAGCTTCGGCCAACAGCGTCAGTTCCTCGACGATCTCGAGGCCAAGGTCTCGCTGTATCGGCAGATCTACGACAACACCGATCAGTGGATCGCCCTCGACGGCGACCGCAGTGGCGGCGATGCCGTCTCTCCGATTCCGCTCGACGCCCTGCCATGAACGTCCTGGCGCCTCCGCCGGTCTATGCCCTGCGCGACGTGATGCTGCGCCGCGGCGGCCGGGCCGCCGCCTTCGAGCTGCATGTCAGCAACCTCGTCGTCCAGCGTGGCGAGATCTGGTTCCTGACGGGTCAGTCCGGCTCCGGCAAGTCGACCCTGCTGGACCTGCTGGGAGGCACCCTGGCCCCCGACAGCGCCGCCGCCTTTCATCTGGCCGGGGGGGCAGGCTCGCCGATCGACCTGGCCCTGCTCTGGCGCCGCCGGCGGCACGACGCCCTCGCGGCGCTGCGGGCCAACAGCATCGGCTATGTACTGCAGACCGGCGGGCTTTTGCCCTATCTCACGGTCGGGGAGAACATCGCCCTGACCGCCCGCGTCGCCGGCCGGCACGACCCGGAGCATCTGCGCACCCTGGCGCGCCGGCTCGGCCTCGGGCGGCTGCTCGATGTCCAGCCGCGCCGCCTGTCGGTCGGCGAGCGGCAGCGCGTGGCCATCGCCCGCGCCCTCGCCCATCGCCCCGACATCCTGCTGGCAGACGAACCCACGGCGTCGCTCGACCCGCCCACGGCGGAGCAGGTGTTCGGCCTGATGATCGACACCGTCCAGCAGTTGAAGACCACGGCCATCATCGCCTCGCATGACTGGGCCAGGGCCGAGGCCGGCGGATACCGGACCTTCGGCCATGCCCTGCGGCGCGAGCAGGATGCCGTGCGCGCCTATTTCTGGACCTGAGGCCGATCGTGGGACGGATCGCGCTCGCGGCGCGCCTCGCCACCCGGGATTTCGGCCATGACTGGCGGATCGTGCTGTGCCAGGTGCTCGGCCTCACGGCGGTGCTAGCACCGCTGCTGGTGCTGTTCGGGATGCGTTTCGGCCTGATCGACACCCTGGCCCAGCGGTTGATCGAGGATCCGCGCAACCGCGAGATCGTGCCGGCCGGCAGCGGCCGCTTCGACGCCGCCTTCTTCCGGGACCTGGCCGGACAGGACGGGATCGCCTTCATCGTGCCCGCGACGCGCTCGATCGCCGCCAGCTTCACCCGTCTGCGCAAGGAAGATGGCGGCCGCCCCCTCTCCGGCGTCGCGCTGCTGCCGTCGGGGCCGGGCGACCCGCTGCTCGCCGGCAACGCGCCGCCGGCCGGGGATGCGGTCGTGCTCGGCCGCCGGCTGGCCGACAGCCTCGGCACGGCCGCGGGCGACCGGCTCACCGCCGAGATCACGCGGCAGCGCGACGGCCGCATCGAGGCGCAGCGCCTGACCCTCACCGTCTCCGGCATCACCGACGCCCCGATCGCGCCGTCCGACGCCCTGCTGGCCCCGCTGGACCTTCTCACCGCCACCGAGGACTGGCGGGACGGTCTTGGCGTCGGCAGCCGGGGCTGGGCCGGCGCCCCGCCACCGGCCACGGACCGCGTGTTCGCGCGGTTCCGCCTCTACGCCCGCTCGATCTACGACGTCGCCGCGATCGAGGCGTCGCTCAAGGAACGCGGCGTGGAGGTCCGCACCGCCTCCGCCGACATCGCGCAGATGCAGCTGCTGGACCGAAATCTCGGCATCGCCTTCTGGCTGATCGCCGGCTGCGGCGCGCTCGGTTATCTGGTCTCCCTCGCCGCCAGCCTGCGCGCCCATGTCGAGCGCAAGCGGCGGGATCTGGCGATGCTGCGCCTGATCGGGCTGCCGACCCGGTCCCTGGTCGCCTTCCCGGTGGTGCAGGCCGTGCTGATCGCGGTGCTCGGCGTCGCCCTCGCCGGCATCGTCTTCCAGGGCGCCGCCACCGCACTCAACGCCATCTTTGCAGGCAGCCTGCAGCCCGGCGAGCGCATCTGCCGGCTGCTGCTGGCCCATTTCGGCATCGCCACGGCGGCGACGATCCTGGCCGCGCTGCTGTCGGCAAGCTGGGGCGGCCTGCTCGCCGCCCGCATCCAACCCTCCGAAGGACTTCGCGATGTCTGACCGCTCCGCCCGGCGCCTGCGAGCCGCGCTTCTGGGACTCGCGGCCTGCCTGGCGGTCGCCGGGCCGGGCCGGGCGGCCGAGCCCATCACCTGGCCCGAGGAGTCCTACAACCCGTCGCCCGCGCCAGGCGACATCGTCCTGCCCTTGCCCTGCGGGGGCGCCATGACGTTCCGGCGCATCGATCTGCCCTCCGCCGGCGTCCTCGACGATGTCCGGGTCCAGCTCGGCGACGCCCAGCCGGAGCTGGGCTTCCTCAGCGACCGCCGCTTCGAGGTCATCGCCGGTTCCTTCTCCGATGCGGCGACTCCGGGCGTCCGCTACTTCCTGATGGGCAAGTACGAGGTCACTCGCGCGCAGTGGGATGCACTGGCCGGCGGGGACTGCCCGAACCCGACGATGCGGACGCGGCTGCCGCAGACCGAGATCACCTGGTTCGATGCCGTGGCTTTCGGCCGACGCTATTCCGAATGGCTGATCACCCATGCTCGCGACGTGCTGCCGTCGGAATCGGGCACCCCCGGCTTCGTGCGCCTGCCGACCGAGGATGAATGGGAATATGCCGCGCGCGGCGGCATGGCGGTCTCCTCGGAAGCCTTCCTCGCCTCCCGGTTCCCGATGTCGAGCGGCATTCCGGCCGAGTATCTCTGGTACCAGGGCACCGGCTCCGCGGAAGGCAAGCTGCATCCGGTCGGCCTGCTCAAGCCCAATCCGCTGGGTCTGCACGACGTGCTCGGCAATGCGTCGGAGATGATGTTCGAGCCGTTCCGGCTGAACCGGCGCGGCCGGCTGCACGGCCAAGCCGGCGGCTTCATCGTCCGCGGCGGCGATTTCACCATGCCGCTCGACCAGATCCGCTCCGGCATGCGCGTCGAGATGCCGTACTACGCCGGCGGCAGCGGCAAGGCCACCGAAACCCGCCAGCTCGGGCTTCGCCTGGCGGTGGCCGCGCCGGTCATCACCTCGCCCGAGCGTCTGGCGGAGATCGAGCGCGAATGGCAGGCGATGCCGTCGTCGACCGAGAGCCCGGCGAACGCCCGGCGCGAGGACGCGGCCCTGAGCACGCTGGATCGCCTGGCCGACGAGGCCGGAGACGAGGCCGTCAAGACCGAACTGCGCGGCGTCGGGCAGTCGATCCGGGAAGCCCTGGTGGACCGCAACGACGCCCGGAACCGGACGGTGCGGTCGCTGGTCAATGTCGGCGCTCTTCTCGGCAACAAGCTGCGCACCGATCAGCAGCGGCTGCTGGCCGTGAATCAGGCGATCGAGCAAGTGGCACGACCAGCCCTGCGGCGGCTGCAGGCGCGGCGTCAGGACGCCCCGACCCGCAAGGCGACCGCCGACGCCGAGGCACAGATGCAGCAGATGGAGAAGCAGCGGTCCGGGCTGGAGGATACGGTGCGCACCTCGCGCGAGATCTATGTCGACACCGTTCTCAGCACCGCCGGCGACTACTCCGACGAGGTGGTCCAGGCGCAGGTGCCGACGCTGAAGGCGGAGCTGCACGCCCGCGGCTCCGACTCGCTGCTGCCCTATGTCGACATCTTCGTGCTGCACATGCAGCGGATGCGCGACAACGGCGCCGCCGACCCGCAGAGCCTCGTCGACGATCTGACGCAATGACCGGGCGGCGGATATGGATAGCGGTGCTGGGGGGCGGGCTCGCCATCGCGGCCGCTCTCCTCGCCGCCATCCACATCGCCAATGCGCGGCTCGCCGGGGAAGCGCGATCGGCGGTCGGGGAGGCCCGCGCCGTCGCGCCCGGCCCTGCCGCGTCGCCGGACGATCCGGCCGTCGCTCTCGCCGCCCTCGACCGCCTCTCCGCCTCTCCGCTCGCCGGCGGACCGCCAGCCTGGTGGCGACGGGCCGGCCTGAATGCCGGGGACCTCGACGATCTCCAGGCCGAGACGCAGCGGCTGGACCGCGACCTGCTGCGCGACGGGCTGCTGGGCCGCCTGGCAGGCCGCATCCTGGAGCGGATCGAGCGTCCGGACATCGCGCCCGAGCTCGCCTTCGAGGGGCTGAAGGCGGTCCTTGCCCTCGGCGACGCGGACGCTCCGCGGCAGGACGACCTGATCCGCCTCTGGGCCACGATCGACTGGTCGATGACCGAGCCCTCCCCCGACCGGCGCGAAAGGCTGGCGCGCCAGCTGGACCGGGCCCTGGCTGCGGAACCGCGCCTCCTGCCTGCGGTGGATGCCGCGGCGATCGACCGGGTCAGGGCCCGCCTCCGGCAGACGCCGCTCGCGGTCCGGGCCTATGCCGCGATCCGGAGCTCCGAGGCGGCCCAGGCTCTGCCGCCGTTCCGCGCAGATCTCGTCCTCGGTGCCGACGGCTGGCCGCTGACCCGCCGCTCCGGAGCCTCCCTCGCCACGCCGATCCCCGGCCTGCTCACGGCGGACGGGTTCCACCGGGTGATGGCGCCGGCCCTGGCCGATCTGTCCGGCGCGCTGCAGGCCGATGCCTGGGTGCTGGGCGATAGCGGACGGCCCGAGACGGTCGGGCGCACGCTCGCCGCAACCGTGCTCGGCCTTTACCTCGACGACACGGCCAGGGCCTGGGACAGCCTTCTGGACGATCTCGAGGTCACGCTGCCCGGGGCCGACCCCGGCAGCGCAGGCCGGGTCATCGACGCTCTGACCCGGTCGCCCGGACCGCTCCTGCGCCTCGCCCTCGCCGCACGCCAAGCCACGCTGTTCGACCGGGCGAGCGGTGCGGACGCAGTGCGGCTTTCGGCCCTGGCCGAGGCCGTCGGCGGCACCAGGCCGTGGACGGCGATCGATCGTCGCTACGCCTGGCTTCTCGGGGGTGACGGCCGGGATCTGCCTGGCTTCGGGGTGCTGATCGACGCGGCGCAGCCGCTGATCGATTCGGCCGGCGGCCTGCCGGGCGACGCGCCGCCATCGGCCTCGCCGCTCGACTGATGGCGGAGGTGGCCCCCCGGCCGGGCGCGGATCCACGCGCCGCCTGCGATGCCGGCATCGCCGGGGCGCCGCACAGGCTGTGCCGGCCTGAGATCGGGCTCTGGGCGCTGGCCGTGCCGGGAAGCGAGACGGCGGAGAGTCGCGACGAGGCAGCCGCCGTCCTGGGGGATCTTGCGGCGCTCCCGGACGGGCTGAGCCGGGCGGAGGTGGCTCGGGCCGTTCGCCGGCGGATCGAGCGGGAAGCGCTCCGGTCCGGTCACCGGCAGCAATCCCGCCGGCGCCCCGAAGGCGTGTCCATCCTGGCCGCGATCGTCAGCCCGCCGCATACGATGTGCGTCCGGACTGGCGTGGGCCGACTCTATCGCCTCGGGCCGGACGGCCTCACCGCCATCGGCTTCGAGGGGCGGTCCCGGTCCGCGGACAACGCGCTCCAGCCGGAGGTGACGCGGATTCACCTGGAAGCCGGAGACCGGCTGGTCCTGGCCTCCTGTGATCTGTCGGCCGACATGATGCGGCCGGTCGATGCGGCCCTCCTCCGCGAGCCGCCCGACACCGCCGCCCGGCGATTGGCCGCGCACGCCGCCGAGGCGGGGGAGCGTCTACCGGCTGTGCTCGTGCTGGCCGCGCGGACCGTCGCGAAGGCCGCCTCGTCGCAGCCGGTGTCGCCGTCGCGCGATCGATCGCCGGCAGGCGGGCGCGCCCGCCCGGCCGGACGGGCCCCGCTGCCGCTCCTCCTGGGGGTCGGGGCCTTGGCGGTGCTCACGGCTCTGGCGGTTGGCCTGGCGCTGTCGCACCGGCCCGGGCCACCGCCGGCAGAGCCGCCCGCTCCGGTTCCCACGGCCGACCCGGACCTTGCGGCGCTCGGCCTGTCATCGGCCGATATCGGGGCCGCCGATCGGCGTCTGGCGCAGACCGTGCGCCTGGCCGTGGCAGTCAACGCGATCGACCGTGCCCTGGACCGGCTCGACCTGCCGCCCGCAGCCGGCTCCGCCCCGATCGCCGATCCGTTCTCGCCCGCCGCGCTCGACGCCCATGCTCGCCTCCTGGCAGCGCGCCTGCCGGGGCTGCCCCTGGCGCCGCCCCTGCGCATCGAGTATCAGAAATCGAGCCCTTTCGGCGTGCGCGTCCATCCGATCACCGGCCTGACGATGATGCACACCGGCGTCGATCTCGTCGCCCCCGCGGGAACGCCGATCTTCGCCACCGGCGCCGGCCGTGTCCTGCGGTCGGGCCCCGCCGGCGGCTACGGGAACATGGTGGAGGTCCAGCATGCCGACGGGCTGGTCACCCGCTATGCGCATATGCAGTCCCTCGCGGTCGGCGTGGGCGATCCGGTCGCGGTGGGGACCGTCGTCGGCACCCTCGGCTCGACGGGCGAATCGACCGGCCCCCATCTTCACTATGAGGTCCGGCGCGGCGATATCCCGGTCGACCCGATGCCCTTCCTCGAGGCCGGCCAGGCCCTGAAGGCGGCCCTGCTGGTGGCGTTCCGGAAGTGACGGCGTCGCGTCCGCCCGAGCGAGGCCATGCGGCCGCATGGATCCGGCAGCATGATCCCACTCGGACAATGTTCATCCAATCCCAAACGAGGCACGGTATCCTCGCATGATGCAGCCGGGACTCACCGGAGATCGGGCCGGATGGAGCGGCACCGGTAATGGAGGGGAAGGAGGCGAACCGATGATCGCAGTCGAGAGACACAGCATGACCCGGATGATCTTCGGCATCGCAGCCCTGCTCGGGTTTTCGATTGCTCCCTGCGCGCCATCGCAGGCGGAGATCCTGATCCTGCAGACTGCGGCCGAACGCCAGCCCATCGCCTGCGAGGACCGCGACGTCGTCATTCGCGCCGACGACCAGCGCTACACCATTTCAGGCAAGTGCCGTTCGCTCATCCTCGAAGGCGATCGCAACATCGTCTCGATCGGGCTGGCCTCGGGCGCCACGCTGACCGTGTCCGGGTCGCAGAACCAGGTGTACTGGACGGAGAGGTCCCAGGCGCCCTCGGTCGTCGACGCGGGCAGCGGCAACCGCATCGAACCGCTCGACGGCGCAAGGCCGCGGCGCTGACGGCTCTGGACGCGGTGATCCGCTTGGCAGGCAGGCTCTCTCCCGGATCCGGATGGAGCACAATGGCTGCATCGCCGAGGAGGAGATCGCCGAAGGCTGGATCCCCCGCTGCGGCTCACAGCCCGAGACCGTGCTGGTCGAAGTGGAGGTTTAATTGGCTACCTCGCCCTGCACGGCCTGGACCTGCGCGGTCGAGCGGATCTGGACACCGGCATCGCTCAGTGGGGACACGACACCATCGGGCCCCATGCAGCCTGGCCGTCATACGGCTTAAGGCCGGCGCTCAACCGCAAGCGACAATGACGGCGACGAGCGGCCGCCCAAGGAGGTCGCGATCCGCGAGCACCTCGCCTGTAGGGTCATGCCGAGGCCGCCAGTCTGATCACGTTCCAGGACGCAGGCCCGAGCGTCGCCGCGATCCGTCCGCCCTCCACCCGCACGCCGGTCAGCGCGCGGGGCTGGATCCGGTCCGGCGCCTCTCTGGTGTTGGCCGCGGAGAGATCGTCGTCGCGCATCTCCAGCGCCTGGTTCAACTCGAGATCGCCGAAGCCGCGCGCGTCGATCTCGACCGGGGCCGATTGGTCGAGGTGGCGATTGAGGACGAACAGGGTCACGGCCCGGCCGTCCTCGTCATGGACGGCGGCCACCTTGACATAGGGCACCTCCGGCAACGGGAAGGTCAGGTCCGCCGTGCCGCGGGGGTCGTAATAGGTCGCGGCATAGGTCGGTGAGGCCGCCTGCGCCCGGAGGACCCGGCCGCGGCCGAAATTGCTGAAATGGGCGAAGGGATGGAAGATCGTCTGCCGCCAGGCCGGGCCGCCGGTCGCCGTCATGATCGGGGCGATGGCGTTCACCAGCTGCGCCAGGCAGGCGCAGCGCACCCGGTCGGCGTGGTTGAGCAGCGAAATGCAGGCCCCGCCGAAGGCCAGCGCATCCTTCATGGTGTAGACCTCTTCCAGGATCTCGGGCGCCGCCGGCCAGCCGAGCTTGGTCCGGCCTTCGCCGCGCCGGCGCGTGCGGTACCACACGTTCCATTCGTCGAAGCTGAGCATGATGCGCCTGGAGGAGCGCCGCCGCGCCGCCACGGCGTCGACGATGGCGACGACCTCGTCGATGAAGGAGTCCATCAGGTCGGGGCTGGCGAGGAAGGCCGGCGTGTCCCCGGCATAGTCGTTGAGATAGGTGTGCAGCGAGATGAACTCGACATGCTCGAAACAGTGCTCGAGCACCGTGTCCTCCCACGCGCCGAAGGTCGGCATGGTGCGGCCCGACGAGCCGCAGGCGGCGAGCTCGATCGTCGGATCCACCCATTTCATCAGCTTGGCGGCCTCGGTGGCGATCCGGCCGTATTCCTCCGCCGTCTTGGTCCCCATCTGCCAGGCCCCGTCCATCTCGTTGCCGAGGCACCAGAACTTGACGCCGTGCGGCTCCGGCCAGCCATGGGCCCGGCGCAGATCCGAGAGCTCCGTCCCGCCGGGGAAGTTGCAGTATTCGACCAACCGGCGGGCGGCATCGCCGTCGCGGGTGCCGAGATTGACCGCCAGCATCGGCTCCAGCCCGGCGGCCCGGCACCAGTCGATGAACTCGTTGGTGCCGAAGGCGTTGATCTCGGTCGACATCCAGGCGAGGTCGAGCCGTCGCGGGCGCCTGTCGGCCGGCCCGACGCCGTCCTCCCAGTTGTAGCCCGAGACGAAGTTGCCGCCCGGATACCGGATGATGGTCGGCGCCAGCTCGCGCACCAGTTCGAGCACGTCGGCGCGGAAGCCGCGGGCATCGGCGCGCGGATGCCCCGGCTCGTAGAGACCGCCATAGACGCAGCGTCCGAGATGCTCGACGAAGGCGCCGAACAGGCGGCGGTCGGTCTCGCCGATGGCGAAGGCACGGTCGATGGAAACCCTGACGGTCTGCATGAAGCGCTCCGGGAGAAGAGACGGACGAGATCCTCAGGCCGCCGGCTGGGGCCTGGGTGCGGCGGGGAGCTCCTCCCGCCAGGCGTTGCGGACGGGCAGGACCGCCTGCAGCAGTCGGATGGAATACGGATGGCTCGGGGCGGTGAGCACGGCCCGGGCGGGACCGCCTTCCACCACCCTGCCCTTTTCCATGATGATGAGGCGGTCGCTGATGGGGTAGGCGGTGGCGAGGGCGTGGGTGATGTAGACGATCGACACGCCGAACGCGTCGCGCAGCGTCGCGAACATGTTGACGATGGTCATGCGCAGCGACGCGTCGATCATCGACACCGGCTCGTCCGCCACGATCAGCGCCGGCTCGGGCACCAGGGCGCGGGCGATGGCGACGCGCTGCAGCTGACCGCCGGACATCTCGTGGGGGAAGCGGCCACGGACCTCGGCCAGCGACAGGCCGACCTTGCGCAGCGCGGCGTCCACCCGGGCGTCCACCTCGTCGCGCGTCCGCACGCCGCAGAACCGGCGTGCCGCCATGAAGAGATAGCCGTCGAGCCGCTTCAGCGGGTTGAACGCCTCGAAAGGGTTCTGGAACACCGGCTGCACCTCGGCCATGAAGGCCAGCCGGTCGCGGCGGCTGCGGATCGTCGCGAGATCGCGGCCGCGGAACAGGATCGACCCGCCGCTCGGCGCCGTGCTGTTCAGGATCATGCGGGCCAGGGTCGATTTGCCCGAGCCGGACTCGCCGATGATGGTGAAGACCTCCGGCCGGTCGCTCGCCAGCGAGAAGTCGACGCCGTCGACCGCCCGCACGACATGGCGCCCGAACAGGCCGCCGGACCTGAAGCTCTTGCTCGCCTGCCGGACCTCGAGCAGCGTGCTCATGGCAGAGCCGTCCCCCCGGCCCGGGCGCTGGCGACGTGGCAGGCGACCCGATGACCCGGCTCGAGCTCCTCGAGCGGCGGCGCCGCCTCGCGGCAGCGCTCCACCGCCAGGGGACAGCGGGGGTGGAAGCGGCAACCGGCCGGCGGGTCGGCGAGGTTCGGTGGGGCGCCCGGAATGCCGGTCTTCCGGACATCGTCCCCGATCCGGGGCAGGCTCGAGATGAGATGCGCCGTATAGGGGTGGAGCGGGCGCTGGAAGATCTCGGCGGTCGGCCCCTCCTCCACCAGCCGGCCGGCATACATGATGCCGAGCCGGTCGGCGAGGTTGGCGTGGACCGCCATGTCGTGGGTGACGAACAGGATGGAGGAGCCCATCTCCTGCTGCACCTCGCGCAGCATGGCCAGCACGCCCTTCTGGACGACGAC
This genomic window contains:
- a CDS encoding alpha-N-arabinofuranosidase: MQTVRVSIDRAFAIGETDRRLFGAFVEHLGRCVYGGLYEPGHPRADARGFRADVLELVRELAPTIIRYPGGNFVSGYNWEDGVGPADRRPRRLDLAWMSTEINAFGTNEFIDWCRAAGLEPMLAVNLGTRDGDAARRLVEYCNFPGGTELSDLRRAHGWPEPHGVKFWCLGNEMDGAWQMGTKTAEEYGRIATEAAKLMKWVDPTIELAACGSSGRTMPTFGAWEDTVLEHCFEHVEFISLHTYLNDYAGDTPAFLASPDLMDSFIDEVVAIVDAVAARRRSSRRIMLSFDEWNVWYRTRRRGEGRTKLGWPAAPEILEEVYTMKDALAFGGACISLLNHADRVRCACLAQLVNAIAPIMTATGGPAWRQTIFHPFAHFSNFGRGRVLRAQAASPTYAATYYDPRGTADLTFPLPEVPYVKVAAVHDEDGRAVTLFVLNRHLDQSAPVEIDARGFGDLELNQALEMRDDDLSAANTREAPDRIQPRALTGVRVEGGRIAATLGPASWNVIRLAASA
- a CDS encoding vWA domain-containing protein, which translates into the protein MIRLALLARILAVGLSTAVFAGAAMAQTPSPVPADTRTPLLMPGTTSLWQRVLTRPGAKAAPEPGGSSAGPEIPALSVLFVYGRMKSGDADWIEVGTTPAGRTLGWIPAAEAIDWKQTMVVLFTNPVNRDRALFFKDADPLLTLMESPDAGGRAATLRQAAESRALPADSPVTAIEPPTWIDPAKNFYLLPILNWTDGYFASGFSGLALEVAATSLQEKPDQPGPAKPDPETAARLLEGYRAGVVFVVDTTISMQPYVERTRATIEALTAKLAASEEGDRLSFGLIGYRDVMPDGTPDGYITKVFATLADGHDRASFLGRLDAAAASTANNLDFREDSLAGLKSALDEIDWTGVAGRFVVLVTDASPRRASDPYSATHLDPDQLRLLAQSKGAALMVIHLKTPAGKADHQAAEDAYTPMTAYPNIGSLYFPVEGGDVRTFGMVIDRISETILRQMDTGAKAEDANGAISAAASSPNQAAEATESTFARAGLVGRAMQLAYLGRMEGNQPPRLFSAWVSDRDIANPARKTLDVRVLITRNQLSDLQATLKAIIDAGESTRMAPNDFFRQLRSAAATMARRPEGVGSENARRLADLGLIGEYLEGLPYRSRIMELSEDDWLSWSFGQQRQFLDDLEAKVSLYRQIYDNTDQWIALDGDRSGGDAVSPIPLDALP
- a CDS encoding ABC transporter permease, which gives rise to MGRIALAARLATRDFGHDWRIVLCQVLGLTAVLAPLLVLFGMRFGLIDTLAQRLIEDPRNREIVPAGSGRFDAAFFRDLAGQDGIAFIVPATRSIAASFTRLRKEDGGRPLSGVALLPSGPGDPLLAGNAPPAGDAVVLGRRLADSLGTAAGDRLTAEITRQRDGRIEAQRLTLTVSGITDAPIAPSDALLAPLDLLTATEDWRDGLGVGSRGWAGAPPPATDRVFARFRLYARSIYDVAAIEASLKERGVEVRTASADIAQMQLLDRNLGIAFWLIAGCGALGYLVSLAASLRAHVERKRRDLAMLRLIGLPTRSLVAFPVVQAVLIAVLGVALAGIVFQGAATALNAIFAGSLQPGERICRLLLAHFGIATAATILAALLSASWGGLLAARIQPSEGLRDV
- a CDS encoding DUF3060 domain-containing protein; its protein translation is MIAVERHSMTRMIFGIAALLGFSIAPCAPSQAEILILQTAAERQPIACEDRDVVIRADDQRYTISGKCRSLILEGDRNIVSIGLASGATLTVSGSQNQVYWTERSQAPSVVDAGSGNRIEPLDGARPRR
- a CDS encoding ABC transporter ATP-binding protein, which translates into the protein MNVLAPPPVYALRDVMLRRGGRAAAFELHVSNLVVQRGEIWFLTGQSGSGKSTLLDLLGGTLAPDSAAAFHLAGGAGSPIDLALLWRRRRHDALAALRANSIGYVLQTGGLLPYLTVGENIALTARVAGRHDPEHLRTLARRLGLGRLLDVQPRRLSVGERQRVAIARALAHRPDILLADEPTASLDPPTAEQVFGLMIDTVQQLKTTAIIASHDWARAEAGGYRTFGHALRREQDAVRAYFWT
- a CDS encoding ImcF-related family protein, encoding MLGGGLAIAAALLAAIHIANARLAGEARSAVGEARAVAPGPAASPDDPAVALAALDRLSASPLAGGPPAWWRRAGLNAGDLDDLQAETQRLDRDLLRDGLLGRLAGRILERIERPDIAPELAFEGLKAVLALGDADAPRQDDLIRLWATIDWSMTEPSPDRRERLARQLDRALAAEPRLLPAVDAAAIDRVRARLRQTPLAVRAYAAIRSSEAAQALPPFRADLVLGADGWPLTRRSGASLATPIPGLLTADGFHRVMAPALADLSGALQADAWVLGDSGRPETVGRTLAATVLGLYLDDTARAWDSLLDDLEVTLPGADPGSAGRVIDALTRSPGPLLRLALAARQATLFDRASGADAVRLSALAEAVGGTRPWTAIDRRYAWLLGGDGRDLPGFGVLIDAAQPLIDSAGGLPGDAPPSASPLD
- a CDS encoding SUMF1/EgtB/PvdO family nonheme iron enzyme; the protein is MSDRSARRLRAALLGLAACLAVAGPGRAAEPITWPEESYNPSPAPGDIVLPLPCGGAMTFRRIDLPSAGVLDDVRVQLGDAQPELGFLSDRRFEVIAGSFSDAATPGVRYFLMGKYEVTRAQWDALAGGDCPNPTMRTRLPQTEITWFDAVAFGRRYSEWLITHARDVLPSESGTPGFVRLPTEDEWEYAARGGMAVSSEAFLASRFPMSSGIPAEYLWYQGTGSAEGKLHPVGLLKPNPLGLHDVLGNASEMMFEPFRLNRRGRLHGQAGGFIVRGGDFTMPLDQIRSGMRVEMPYYAGGSGKATETRQLGLRLAVAAPVITSPERLAEIEREWQAMPSSTESPANARREDAALSTLDRLADEAGDEAVKTELRGVGQSIREALVDRNDARNRTVRSLVNVGALLGNKLRTDQQRLLAVNQAIEQVARPALRRLQARRQDAPTRKATADAEAQMQQMEKQRSGLEDTVRTSREIYVDTVLSTAGDYSDEVVQAQVPTLKAELHARGSDSLLPYVDIFVLHMQRMRDNGAADPQSLVDDLTQ
- a CDS encoding M23 family metallopeptidase produces the protein MAEVAPRPGADPRAACDAGIAGAPHRLCRPEIGLWALAVPGSETAESRDEAAAVLGDLAALPDGLSRAEVARAVRRRIEREALRSGHRQQSRRRPEGVSILAAIVSPPHTMCVRTGVGRLYRLGPDGLTAIGFEGRSRSADNALQPEVTRIHLEAGDRLVLASCDLSADMMRPVDAALLREPPDTAARRLAAHAAEAGERLPAVLVLAARTVAKAASSQPVSPSRDRSPAGGRARPAGRAPLPLLLGVGALAVLTALAVGLALSHRPGPPPAEPPAPVPTADPDLAALGLSSADIGAADRRLAQTVRLAVAVNAIDRALDRLDLPPAAGSAPIADPFSPAALDAHARLLAARLPGLPLAPPLRIEYQKSSPFGVRVHPITGLTMMHTGVDLVAPAGTPIFATGAGRVLRSGPAGGYGNMVEVQHADGLVTRYAHMQSLAVGVGDPVAVGTVVGTLGSTGESTGPHLHYEVRRGDIPVDPMPFLEAGQALKAALLVAFRK
- a CDS encoding ABC transporter ATP-binding protein, coding for MSTLLEVRQASKSFRSGGLFGRHVVRAVDGVDFSLASDRPEVFTIIGESGSGKSTLARMILNSTAPSGGSILFRGRDLATIRSRRDRLAFMAEVQPVFQNPFEAFNPLKRLDGYLFMAARRFCGVRTRDEVDARVDAALRKVGLSLAEVRGRFPHEMSGGQLQRVAIARALVPEPALIVADEPVSMIDASLRMTIVNMFATLRDAFGVSIVYITHALATAYPISDRLIIMEKGRVVEGGPARAVLTAPSHPYSIRLLQAVLPVRNAWREELPAAPRPQPAA